The following are encoded in a window of Scophthalmus maximus strain ysfricsl-2021 chromosome 6, ASM2237912v1, whole genome shotgun sequence genomic DNA:
- the fam83d gene encoding protein FAM83D has protein sequence MALSQCLDDSPLRLCPKRTGADDLNLQEVYNERHRLALEELLSGGLDHFQDFLAKERIPNFLSDDEIRRIRSTAVPPRCVSVHGDDQLLEQSLSSSLDCSSVTYFPEVSDVEPPVLEMGWPAFTAGSYRGVTRAVAHFQPSYGECIYSCKEAARRLIKSAREVIAIVTDSLTDLDIFKDLQEACSQRRVPVYILLDQLGAPAFLKMCRDVGVRLDDLWQMKVRTITGTTYYMRSGARITGKVHERFMLIDGNRVATGSYRFNWTDGKLNSSNLIELSGQITEKFDEEFRILYAQSLPVSARGPPSVRNSGIYEHLLIKHSVTSSPHLARERPVEPVCLTSTPSRKPKTLAVQPACDPSTPDCLKSSPASDSSTIGENSTEQRHMQEEILAGSTIQRFPAEQLPVKEPVIPGTVSCHASTQTSKSVTDRDTQTDLQLTQHHDITTRTSTGPNQATSPSISSSTQISPAQAAPDGTLKDCYHKLTKERQHHYSAIRSKLEHMVTTLSQRRELADVTNVTQGLGAHSRQRAHKDLEEEPNPRLLVESAGKGTWPRARCVH, from the exons ATGGCTCTGTCGCAGTGCTTGGACGACTCTCCTCTGAGACTGTGTCCAAAACGCACCGGGGCCGACGACCTGAACCTTCAGGAGGTGTACAACGAGAGACACCGGCTggccctggaggagctgctgtccgGGGGGCTCGACCACTTCCAGGACTTCCTCGCCAAGGAGAGGATCCCCAACTTCCTGTCGGACGATGAGATCCGACGCATCAGGAGCACCGCGGTGCCGCCCCGCTGCGTGTCCGTGCACGGCGACGACCAGCTGCTGGAGCAGTCGCTCAGCAGCTCCCTCGACTGCTCCTCCGTCACCTATTTCCCCGAGGTGTCGGACGTGGAGCCGCCGGTGCTGGAGATGGGCTGGCCCGCCTTCACCGCGGGGTCCTACCGGGGAGTCACACGGGCCGTGGCGCACTTCCAGCCCAGCTACGGGGAGTGCATCTACAGCTGCAAGGAGGCTGCGAGGCGTCTGATCAAAAGTGCCAGAGAG GTGATTGCCATAGTTACAGACTCCCTGACAGACCTGGATATCTTTAAAGATCTTCAGGAGGCCTGTTCCCAACGCAGAGTCCCTGTCTACATCCTGTTGGACCAATTAGGTGCTCCCGCTTTTCTCAAGATGTGCAGAGATGTCGGTGTTCGCCTGGATGACCTCTGG CAAATGAAAGTACGAACCATAACTGGCACGACTTATTACATGAGATCAGGAGCGAGGATTACTGGGAAAGTTCATGAGAGGTTCATGCTGATTGATGGAAACAGAGTTGCTACAGGTTCCTACAG ATTTAACTGGACTGATGGCAAGCTGAACAGCAGCAATCTCATTGAACTTTCTGGCCAGATAACAGAGAAGTTTGACGAGGAGTTCCGCATCCTCTATGCCCAGTCTCTACCCGTAAGCGCTCGAGGACCCCCAAGTGTCCGAAACAGCGGCATCTACGAGCACCTCCTCATCAAACACTCagtcacctcctcccctcacttgGCCAGAGAGAGGCCTGTGGAGCCAGTGTGTCTGACCAGCACGCCCAGCCGCAAGCCCAAGACCTTAGCGGTACAGCCCGCATGTGACCCTTCGACTCCAGATTGTCTTAAATCCAGCCCAGCGTCTGACTCCTCCACCATAGGTGAGAACTCGACGGAGCAGCGTCACATGCAGGAGGAGATCCTGGCTGGTAGCACCATTCAGCGTTTCCCCGCAGAGCAGCTACCAGTGAAAGAACCCGTGATACCAGGCACCGTCTCCTGCCATGCCTCCACTCAGACCAGCAAGTCGGTGACGGACAGAGACACGCAGACTGACCTCCAGCTGACACaacaccatgacatcaccacaCGGACAAGCACAGGACCAAACCAGgccacctctccctccatctcgtCGTCCACGCAGATCTCGCCCGCCCAGGCAGCTCCAGACGGCACCTTGAAGGACTGCTACCACAAGCTGACCAAGGAGCGTCAGCACCACTACTCTGCCATCCGCTCCAAGCTGGAACACATGGTGACCACACTGTCGCAGAGGCGAGAGCTGGCGGACGTCACCAACGTGACTCAGGGGCTTGGCGCTCACAGCAGGCAGAGGGCACACAAAGACTTGGAGGAGGAGCCAAACCCCAGACTGCTTGTTGAAAGTGCAGGCAAGGGCACATGGCCAAGAGCCAGATGTGTACACTAG